The following proteins are co-located in the Gordonia polyisoprenivorans genome:
- a CDS encoding YggT family protein, which produces MAIVFEVIWYILFVYWLLLLARLVVELVRTFAREWRPTGIVVAIIEITFTVTDPPIKLFRRIIPPIPLGPVRLDLSLMIVLILVVIAMQVVGSFRMGAAASALGM; this is translated from the coding sequence GTGGCGATTGTGTTCGAAGTCATCTGGTACATCCTGTTCGTCTACTGGCTGCTGTTGCTGGCCCGGCTCGTTGTGGAGTTGGTGCGCACCTTCGCTCGGGAGTGGCGACCGACGGGGATCGTCGTGGCGATCATCGAGATCACCTTCACGGTGACCGATCCACCGATCAAACTGTTCCGGCGGATCATCCCGCCGATTCCGCTCGGCCCGGTGCGGCTGGACCTGTCGCTGATGATCGTGCTGATCCTGGTGGTGATCGCGATGCAGGTGGTCGGGTCATTCCGCATGGGCGCCGCGGCGTCGGCGCTGGGGATGTGA
- a CDS encoding cell division protein SepF, translating into MTTMQKFKAYFGMVPPSEYEDDYLDEPGPGPVRAAARERTYRDDYYGDSSYREEALADSAYGDYRDAGYRDREVGVAGRDREVYAEERRYAVGGYEGYEPGYAGAEYAYAGGGVRAATEVSSDRVRATRLEPLQRSSGATLRATGAGRPGGSDRGDLERVFADGPLHKITTLRPSDYGEARTIGERFRDGNPVIMDLVNMTNDDAKRLVDFAAGLAFALRGSFDKVATKVFLLSPADIDVSPEDRRKIAETGFYNQS; encoded by the coding sequence ATGACCACGATGCAGAAGTTCAAGGCATATTTCGGCATGGTGCCTCCGAGCGAGTACGAGGACGATTACCTCGACGAGCCCGGCCCCGGCCCGGTCCGGGCCGCCGCGCGTGAGCGCACCTACCGCGACGACTACTACGGCGACTCCTCCTACCGCGAGGAAGCGCTCGCCGACTCCGCGTACGGCGACTACCGCGACGCCGGCTACCGGGACCGTGAGGTCGGCGTGGCCGGCCGCGATCGTGAGGTCTACGCCGAGGAGCGGCGGTACGCGGTGGGCGGTTACGAGGGATACGAACCCGGCTATGCGGGCGCCGAATACGCCTACGCGGGTGGAGGCGTCCGGGCGGCCACCGAGGTGTCCTCCGACCGGGTGCGGGCCACACGACTCGAGCCGCTGCAGCGGTCGAGCGGCGCGACGCTGCGCGCGACCGGAGCCGGCCGGCCGGGCGGCTCCGATCGGGGAGACCTCGAGCGCGTCTTCGCCGACGGCCCGCTGCACAAGATCACCACCCTGCGTCCGTCCGATTACGGTGAGGCGCGCACCATCGGTGAACGCTTCCGCGACGGCAATCCGGTGATCATGGACCTGGTCAACATGACCAATGACGACGCCAAGCGTCTCGTCGACTTCGCCGCCGGACTGGCATTCGCGCTGCGTGGTTCCTTCGACAAGGTGGCCACCAAGGTGTTCTTGCTCTCACCGGCCGACATCGATGTCTCGCCCGAGGATCGGCGCAAGATCGCCGAGACCGGGTTCTACAACCAGTCCTGA
- a CDS encoding YggS family pyridoxal phosphate-dependent enzyme, giving the protein MSDPRTEELAQRLATVRGELDAAVARAGRAPGDVELLVVTKFFPAADVARLIELGEREFGESREPEASRKIGELGSLVDGSGAVFDMIGSVQTKKAKTVARWARSVHSVDRDKLVDQLASAAGVALDEQVRSEPLGVFCQVSLDDDPTRGGVVEGQLPELAQRVADAPTLRLAGLMVIAPTHGEVREWMAKTARIREKFLQEHPDATALSAGMSGDMAIAVEYGSTCVRVGTAIMGSRPILSQ; this is encoded by the coding sequence GTGAGCGATCCGCGCACCGAGGAGCTCGCGCAGCGCCTGGCCACGGTGCGCGGGGAACTCGACGCGGCCGTGGCCCGCGCCGGTCGGGCGCCGGGCGACGTCGAGTTGCTGGTGGTGACCAAGTTCTTTCCGGCCGCCGACGTCGCGCGTCTGATCGAGCTGGGGGAGCGCGAGTTCGGCGAATCCCGCGAGCCCGAGGCGAGCCGCAAGATCGGCGAACTCGGTTCACTTGTCGACGGCAGCGGAGCCGTGTTCGACATGATCGGCAGCGTGCAGACCAAGAAGGCGAAAACCGTTGCGCGATGGGCGCGTTCGGTGCACTCGGTGGATCGCGACAAGCTCGTCGACCAGTTGGCGTCGGCGGCGGGGGTGGCGCTGGACGAGCAGGTGCGCTCCGAGCCGCTCGGGGTGTTCTGTCAGGTCAGCCTCGACGACGACCCGACACGCGGGGGTGTCGTCGAGGGGCAGTTGCCCGAACTCGCGCAGCGGGTGGCCGACGCACCGACGTTGCGGCTGGCGGGCCTGATGGTCATCGCGCCGACGCACGGTGAGGTGCGGGAGTGGATGGCGAAGACCGCGCGTATCCGCGAGAAGTTTCTGCAGGAGCATCCGGATGCGACAGCGCTGTCGGCCGGCATGAGTGGCGACATGGCGATCGCCGTCGAATACGGCTCGACATGTGTGCGTGTCGGTACCGCGATCATGGGATCCCGGCCGATACTCTCTCAGTAA
- the pgeF gene encoding peptidoglycan editing factor PgeF, with protein sequence MGGTGGPATAARVRRVVTTRAGGSSQAPYDSFNLGDHVGDDPAAVAANRSRLARQIGVDESRVVWMEQIHSRNVTVVDESTFTSPDVEKVGPSIRVPATDALVTALPGVALAVLSADCVPVLLSDDEAGVIAGVHAGRVGARIGIVPATLRAMIRLGARPERIGAFLGPAAGGDRYEVPDAMQRDVEEHLPGSACRTAKGTAGLDLRAGIRRQLLAVGVNSVAVDPRCTISDTGLFSHRRGAPTGRLASVIWIDR encoded by the coding sequence ATGGGTGGGACCGGCGGACCGGCGACGGCGGCCCGGGTGCGTCGGGTGGTCACCACCCGCGCCGGCGGCAGCTCGCAGGCGCCTTACGACAGTTTCAATCTCGGCGATCACGTCGGCGACGACCCGGCAGCGGTCGCGGCCAATCGTTCGCGTCTGGCCCGCCAGATCGGGGTGGACGAGTCCCGGGTGGTGTGGATGGAGCAGATCCACAGCCGCAACGTGACCGTGGTCGACGAGTCGACGTTCACCTCGCCCGATGTCGAGAAGGTGGGCCCCTCGATCCGCGTGCCGGCCACCGACGCACTGGTCACCGCCCTGCCCGGGGTGGCCCTGGCGGTGCTCTCGGCCGATTGTGTGCCGGTGTTGCTCAGCGACGACGAGGCCGGTGTCATCGCCGGTGTCCATGCCGGCCGCGTCGGTGCCCGTATCGGCATCGTGCCGGCCACCCTGCGCGCGATGATCCGGCTCGGCGCGCGTCCCGAACGCATCGGGGCCTTTCTCGGCCCGGCGGCCGGAGGTGACCGCTATGAGGTGCCCGACGCGATGCAGCGCGACGTCGAGGAGCATCTGCCCGGCAGTGCGTGCCGGACCGCGAAGGGCACCGCTGGTCTCGATCTGCGCGCCGGAATCCGGCGGCAGTTGCTGGCCGTCGGAGTGAATTCGGTGGCCGTCGACCCGCGGTGCACCATCTCCGACACCGGTCTGTTCAGTCACCGGCGCGGTGCGCCGACTGGTCGGCTGGCGTCGGTCATCTGGATCGACCGGTGA
- the ftsZ gene encoding cell division protein FtsZ: MTPPHNYLAVIKVVGIGGGGVNAVNRMIEQGLKGVEFIAINTDAQALLMSDADVKLDVGRDSTRGLGAGADPEVGRRAAEDARDEIEELLKGADMVFVTAGEGGGTGTGGAPVVAQIARKLGALTVGVVTRPFAFEGKRRGGQAEAGITALRESCDTLIVIPNDRLLQLGDAQVSLMDAFRSADEVLLNGVQGITDLITTPGLINVDFADVKGVMSDAGSALMGIGSSRGEDRAKKAAESAINSPLLEASMEGARGVLISIAGGSDLGLFEIHNAATQVQEAAHEDANIIFGTVIDDNLGDEVRVTVIAAGFDGGSPRKRADAPAAGAGKVGAAQAGDVSRPAKNDPLFGEMPSGQGDPFASSSTPERPRRNNVTLDDDDVDVPSFMKR; this comes from the coding sequence ATGACGCCACCGCACAACTACCTGGCCGTGATCAAGGTCGTCGGCATCGGCGGCGGCGGCGTCAACGCCGTGAACCGCATGATCGAGCAGGGGCTCAAGGGGGTGGAGTTCATCGCCATCAACACCGACGCCCAGGCGCTGTTGATGAGCGACGCCGACGTCAAACTCGACGTCGGACGTGACTCGACCCGCGGGCTCGGCGCCGGGGCCGATCCCGAGGTCGGCCGGCGCGCGGCCGAGGACGCCCGCGACGAGATCGAGGAGCTCCTCAAGGGCGCCGACATGGTCTTCGTGACCGCGGGAGAGGGCGGCGGCACCGGCACCGGTGGCGCACCGGTGGTGGCCCAGATCGCCCGCAAGCTCGGCGCGCTGACCGTCGGCGTGGTGACCCGGCCGTTCGCGTTCGAGGGCAAGCGCCGCGGCGGCCAGGCCGAGGCCGGGATCACCGCGCTGCGCGAATCCTGCGACACCCTGATCGTCATCCCCAACGACCGTCTGCTGCAGCTCGGTGACGCCCAGGTGAGCCTGATGGATGCCTTCCGCAGCGCCGACGAGGTGCTCCTCAACGGTGTCCAGGGCATCACCGACCTGATCACTACCCCGGGGCTGATCAACGTCGACTTCGCCGACGTCAAGGGCGTCATGAGCGATGCGGGTAGCGCCCTGATGGGGATCGGCTCCTCGCGCGGCGAGGACCGAGCGAAGAAGGCCGCCGAGTCGGCGATCAACTCGCCGTTGCTCGAGGCGTCGATGGAAGGTGCGCGTGGCGTGCTCATCTCGATCGCCGGTGGCAGTGACCTCGGTCTGTTCGAGATCCACAACGCCGCGACCCAGGTCCAGGAGGCCGCCCACGAGGACGCGAACATCATCTTCGGCACGGTGATCGACGACAACCTCGGTGACGAGGTCCGGGTGACCGTCATCGCCGCCGGATTCGACGGCGGCTCGCCGCGCAAGCGTGCCGATGCCCCGGCTGCCGGAGCGGGCAAGGTCGGCGCCGCGCAGGCCGGAGACGTGTCCCGACCGGCGAAGAACGACCCGCTGTTCGGCGAGATGCCGTCCGGCCAGGGCGATCCCTTCGCCTCGTCGTCGACGCCGGAGCGGCCGCGTCGCAACAACGTGACCCTCGACGACGACGACGTCGATGTGCCCTCCTTCATGAAGCGATAG
- a CDS encoding cell division protein FtsQ/DivIB: MRVLPQRRRPRIVLGVVLTAVVVVGLVLIAYLTPLMSVRNTEISDNRTVPGAQILDAAAVAPGTPLLQVDTEAVARRIAAIPSIASARVQRGYPSTLQITVTERVPVAVVPDGDKVHVLDRSGVGYLTYPNSSIPPEIKKLPVLQTATPGPADPTTRAALGVTAGLPPQLSGLVLRVIANSPVDIEFALTGDRKVIWGDDTRNDEKARTLGYLLSQKATEYNVSAPNFPAFR; this comes from the coding sequence ATGCGTGTCCTGCCGCAGCGTCGTCGTCCGCGGATCGTTCTCGGCGTGGTCCTGACCGCCGTGGTGGTCGTGGGTCTGGTGCTCATCGCCTACCTGACGCCGTTGATGTCGGTGCGCAACACCGAGATCAGTGACAACCGGACCGTTCCGGGGGCGCAGATCCTCGATGCCGCCGCGGTGGCTCCCGGGACGCCACTGCTGCAGGTCGACACCGAGGCGGTGGCCAGGCGGATCGCGGCCATCCCGTCGATCGCCTCGGCGCGGGTGCAGCGCGGTTATCCCTCGACCCTGCAGATCACCGTCACCGAGCGGGTGCCGGTCGCGGTGGTTCCCGACGGAGACAAGGTGCACGTGCTCGACCGGTCCGGGGTGGGGTACCTGACGTACCCGAACTCCTCGATTCCGCCGGAGATCAAGAAACTCCCGGTGCTGCAGACCGCGACGCCCGGTCCGGCCGATCCGACGACGCGCGCTGCGCTCGGGGTGACCGCGGGCCTGCCTCCGCAGTTGTCGGGGCTCGTGCTCAGGGTGATCGCGAATTCGCCGGTGGACATCGAATTCGCGTTGACCGGTGACCGCAAGGTCATCTGGGGTGACGACACCCGCAACGACGAGAAGGCGCGCACGCTCGGCTACCTGCTCAGCCAGAAGGCGACCGAGTACAACGTCTCGGCGCCGAATTTTCCCGCCTTTCGCTGA
- the murC gene encoding UDP-N-acetylmuramate--L-alanine ligase: protein MTGDVSGSVVGELPDHLRRVHMVGIGGAGMSGLARILLARGSQVSGSDAKSSRGILALRTRGALIQVGHDPSALDQIPGGPSVVVTTHAAIPKTNPELVAARSRRIPILLRPHVLAELMVGYRSVLIAGTHGKTSTTSMTVVALQHCGLDPSFAIGGELNESGTNAHHGSGSVFVAEADESDGSLLEYVPDIVVVTNIEVDHLDFFGTVERYVAVFDEFVARIKPGGSLVVCLDDPGAAALAQRCAASLTWRGVSVLGYGAPEVEVPDGVRVVATMTSWAPTAAGSEIGVRFGAPVVGAGSVEPEASAPDGSVDRSVALTIPGIHMARNAIAAIVAATCAGGDLSAVIAGIEAFAGVRRRFEFKGRVGLDDDGAEGGEAAERGSTAGGVVEVFDDYAHHPTEVAAVLTAARAMVDGDESGRRRRVVAVFQPHLYSRTEEFADEFAAALDLADAVVVADVYGAREQPVPGVSGRMIVERMARAARFEPDLSALAATVAGLVRPGDVVLTLGAGDITMQGPEILAALAHRGSGGDRAADAGETGGGER, encoded by the coding sequence ATGACCGGCGATGTCTCGGGGTCGGTGGTCGGTGAGCTGCCCGACCACCTGCGCCGTGTCCACATGGTCGGGATCGGTGGCGCGGGGATGTCGGGTCTGGCGCGCATCCTGCTCGCGCGGGGCTCGCAGGTGTCGGGGTCCGACGCCAAGAGCAGTCGCGGCATCCTGGCGTTGCGCACCCGCGGGGCCCTGATCCAGGTGGGGCACGATCCCTCGGCGCTCGACCAGATTCCCGGCGGTCCGTCGGTGGTGGTCACGACGCATGCCGCGATCCCGAAGACCAATCCGGAACTCGTTGCCGCGCGATCGCGCCGGATTCCGATCCTGTTGCGTCCGCATGTGCTGGCGGAGTTGATGGTCGGGTATCGGTCGGTGCTGATCGCGGGCACGCACGGCAAGACCTCGACCACCTCGATGACGGTGGTGGCGCTACAGCATTGTGGCCTCGATCCGTCGTTCGCGATCGGTGGTGAGCTCAACGAGTCGGGTACCAACGCCCATCACGGCAGCGGGTCGGTGTTCGTGGCCGAGGCCGACGAGAGTGACGGCTCGCTACTCGAATACGTCCCGGACATCGTGGTGGTCACCAACATCGAGGTCGATCATCTCGACTTCTTCGGCACGGTCGAACGCTATGTCGCGGTGTTCGACGAGTTCGTCGCGCGGATCAAGCCGGGTGGATCGCTGGTGGTGTGTCTCGACGATCCGGGCGCCGCTGCGCTCGCACAGCGGTGTGCGGCGTCCCTGACTTGGCGTGGCGTGTCGGTGCTGGGTTACGGCGCGCCGGAGGTGGAGGTTCCCGACGGTGTGCGGGTGGTGGCGACGATGACGTCGTGGGCGCCGACGGCGGCCGGCAGTGAGATCGGTGTGCGCTTCGGTGCGCCGGTCGTCGGTGCCGGGTCGGTGGAGCCCGAGGCGTCGGCGCCGGACGGCTCCGTGGATCGCTCGGTGGCATTGACGATCCCGGGAATCCACATGGCGCGCAATGCGATTGCCGCGATCGTCGCCGCCACGTGTGCGGGCGGTGATCTCTCGGCGGTGATCGCGGGTATCGAGGCGTTCGCCGGTGTGCGCCGGCGATTCGAATTCAAGGGTCGCGTGGGCCTCGACGACGATGGTGCCGAGGGCGGAGAGGCCGCCGAGCGGGGTTCGACGGCTGGGGGAGTGGTCGAGGTCTTCGACGACTACGCCCATCATCCGACGGAGGTGGCCGCGGTACTCACGGCCGCGCGCGCCATGGTCGACGGCGACGAGTCCGGGCGCCGACGCCGCGTCGTCGCAGTATTCCAGCCCCACTTGTATTCGCGCACAGAGGAATTCGCCGACGAATTCGCTGCCGCGCTCGACCTCGCCGATGCGGTGGTGGTCGCCGACGTGTACGGGGCACGAGAGCAGCCGGTACCCGGTGTCAGCGGCCGGATGATCGTCGAGCGGATGGCGCGTGCGGCACGCTTCGAGCCCGATCTGTCCGCACTTGCCGCCACGGTGGCCGGGTTGGTGCGACCGGGGGATGTGGTGCTGACCCTCGGCGCGGGCGACATCACCATGCAGGGCCCGGAAATCCTGGCCGCCCTCGCACATCGCGGGTCCGGCGGGGATCGTGCTGCCGATGCCGGGGAAACGGGCGGCGGTGAGCGCTGA
- the murG gene encoding undecaprenyldiphospho-muramoylpentapeptide beta-N-acetylglucosaminyltransferase, producing MESQEQGAARAEGSDSRPLSVVVAGGGTAGHIEPALAVADAVRRLDPQARITALGTSRGLETTLVPERGYELSLIPPVPLPRKPGVELAKTPLRLARSVAAARKALAAVDADVVVGFGGYVSIPAYLAAQAHLRGKRRLPVVIHEANASAGIANKVGARFADVVLAAVDGSGLADARVVGIPVRGQIAELDRMALRAKARHYFGLDEDAPTLLVFGGSQGAAQLNAAVAGAAEALGRAGIGVLHAYGPKNSIDPVSPAGAPPYRGVGYLKRMDLAYAAADLVVCRSGAMTVAEVSATGLPAIYVPLPHGNGEQRLNALPVVRAGGGLLVDNDDLTSAWVAREVPALLSDPERLAAMSAAAAGTGHRDAATEVARAALDLAARFRAGEHRKPLSAAFRSPLSTPEQ from the coding sequence ATGGAATCACAGGAGCAGGGTGCTGCCCGGGCCGAGGGATCGGATTCTCGCCCGCTCTCGGTGGTCGTGGCCGGTGGCGGTACCGCCGGGCACATCGAGCCCGCGTTGGCGGTCGCCGATGCGGTGCGGCGGCTGGATCCGCAGGCGAGGATCACCGCGTTGGGCACGAGTCGCGGGCTGGAGACGACGCTGGTTCCCGAGCGTGGTTACGAGTTGTCGTTGATCCCGCCGGTGCCGTTGCCGCGGAAGCCGGGCGTCGAGTTGGCGAAGACCCCGCTGCGACTTGCGCGGTCGGTGGCTGCGGCGCGTAAGGCGTTGGCGGCGGTGGATGCCGACGTGGTCGTCGGGTTCGGTGGTTATGTGTCGATTCCGGCGTATCTCGCGGCGCAGGCGCATCTGCGGGGCAAGCGGCGGTTGCCGGTGGTGATCCACGAGGCGAATGCCAGTGCGGGGATCGCCAACAAGGTGGGTGCTCGGTTCGCCGATGTGGTGCTCGCGGCGGTGGACGGTTCGGGGCTCGCCGATGCGCGGGTGGTCGGTATCCCGGTGCGCGGGCAGATCGCCGAGTTGGATCGGATGGCGTTGCGCGCCAAGGCTCGTCATTACTTCGGTCTCGACGAGGACGCTCCGACGCTGCTGGTGTTCGGCGGCTCGCAGGGTGCGGCGCAGTTGAATGCGGCGGTGGCCGGTGCGGCCGAGGCGTTGGGTCGGGCGGGCATCGGTGTCCTACACGCGTACGGGCCGAAGAACTCGATCGATCCGGTCTCGCCTGCGGGGGCACCGCCGTATCGCGGTGTCGGATATCTCAAGCGGATGGATCTCGCGTATGCCGCGGCCGACCTCGTCGTGTGCCGCTCGGGTGCGATGACGGTGGCCGAGGTGTCGGCGACCGGGCTTCCGGCGATCTATGTGCCGTTGCCGCACGGCAATGGGGAGCAGCGGCTCAACGCGCTGCCGGTGGTGCGTGCGGGCGGCGGGCTGCTCGTGGACAACGACGATCTCACCAGCGCCTGGGTGGCGCGGGAGGTACCCGCGCTGCTGTCGGATCCGGAACGGTTGGCGGCGATGTCGGCGGCGGCGGCGGGTACGGGACACCGCGACGCGGCGACCGAGGTGGCGCGGGCGGCGTTGGACCTGGCTGCACGTTTTCGCGCCGGTGAGCATCGCAAGCCGCTGTCGGCCGCGTTTCGTTCGCCGCTTTCGACGCCTGAGCAGTGA
- the ftsW gene encoding putative lipid II flippase FtsW, whose product MSAASTDLSSDDADAPTDDPDVHSHTDADGVANDGAANDRAANDRAANGETTPSTRRSRSRADARASDTRTHAGPVEMIGTALSTIAEGTRSLLGRPLASYHLILTMAFLLTAFGLVMVLSASSVEGYSQDGSAYGLFATQVVFALLGVVVFYLTLRLPVRLLRRMAAPLMVVTTVLLALVLIPGVGTLSQGARRWFVISGLSVQPSELVKVALCVWGAHLLASRRRDNAPLKELLIPLLPVGLLICLLIILEPNLSTTITIAIIIGTLLWFAGLPIKVFSAFALTGAGIAIVLALVEGYRSQRVMSFLGGIDDPQGAGYQARQATYALANGGVFGVGLGQSRAKWNYLPNAHNDFIFAIIGEELGLIGGLLVVALFVIFTFVGLRIAHRSTDPFLRLMTATITVLITTQALINIGYVIGLLPVTGIQLPLLSAGGTSTLTVLAMLGLLANAARHEPEAVVALSTSRPGRLGRILRLPTPVAYKPSRAEVLRDRLDVRRSGSGSAPAPVRRGRPGPGRGPAPTPEAKRPVWRRVLPAGRRSAAAAEATMRPAGAMRGAGRYRAGAGSEASGPGFRGAGSEASGPGSRGAGHSWRPRSGYSGTPSRSQPRGYSGGSARRR is encoded by the coding sequence ATGAGCGCCGCGTCGACGGACCTATCGTCCGACGATGCCGACGCGCCCACCGACGACCCGGATGTGCACTCGCACACCGACGCCGACGGTGTTGCGAACGACGGGGCCGCGAACGACAGGGCTGCGAACGACCGGGCCGCGAATGGGGAGACGACGCCCTCGACGCGACGCTCGCGGTCGCGAGCGGATGCGCGAGCCTCCGACACGCGGACGCACGCCGGTCCGGTCGAGATGATCGGTACCGCGTTGTCGACGATCGCGGAGGGTACGCGCAGTTTGCTCGGCCGCCCGCTCGCGTCGTACCACCTCATCCTGACCATGGCGTTCCTGTTGACGGCGTTCGGGCTGGTAATGGTGCTCTCGGCGTCGTCGGTGGAGGGCTATTCGCAGGACGGGTCGGCCTACGGCCTGTTCGCCACGCAGGTCGTCTTCGCGCTGCTCGGCGTCGTGGTCTTCTACCTCACGTTGCGACTTCCGGTGCGGTTGTTGCGTCGGATGGCCGCGCCCCTGATGGTGGTCACCACGGTGCTGCTGGCGTTGGTGCTGATCCCCGGGGTGGGCACGCTCAGCCAGGGTGCTCGACGCTGGTTTGTCATCTCGGGGCTGTCGGTGCAGCCGTCGGAGCTGGTCAAGGTGGCGCTCTGTGTCTGGGGAGCGCATCTGCTGGCGTCGCGTCGTCGGGACAACGCCCCGCTGAAGGAACTGTTGATCCCGTTGTTGCCGGTCGGTCTGTTGATCTGTCTGCTGATCATCCTCGAGCCGAACCTGTCGACCACGATCACCATCGCGATCATCATCGGCACCCTGCTGTGGTTCGCGGGTCTGCCGATCAAGGTGTTCTCCGCATTCGCGCTGACCGGTGCGGGTATCGCGATCGTGCTGGCTCTGGTCGAGGGCTATCGCTCGCAGCGCGTGATGAGTTTCCTCGGCGGTATCGACGATCCGCAGGGTGCCGGATATCAGGCACGTCAGGCGACCTACGCCCTGGCCAACGGCGGTGTGTTCGGGGTGGGGCTCGGGCAGAGTCGCGCCAAATGGAACTATCTGCCCAACGCGCACAACGACTTCATCTTCGCGATCATCGGTGAGGAACTCGGTCTCATCGGCGGTCTGCTGGTGGTGGCACTGTTCGTGATCTTCACCTTCGTCGGTCTGCGCATCGCCCACCGGTCGACCGATCCGTTCCTGCGGTTGATGACGGCGACGATCACTGTGTTGATCACCACGCAGGCGCTGATCAACATCGGATATGTGATCGGCCTACTGCCGGTGACCGGCATCCAGTTGCCGTTGTTGTCGGCGGGCGGTACGTCGACGCTGACGGTGTTGGCGATGCTCGGGTTGTTGGCCAACGCGGCCCGTCATGAACCGGAAGCGGTGGTGGCGTTGTCGACGAGTAGGCCCGGGCGGCTGGGTCGCATCCTGCGGCTGCCGACTCCGGTGGCCTACAAGCCTTCTCGCGCCGAGGTACTGCGTGATCGACTCGATGTACGGCGTTCGGGGTCCGGCTCAGCGCCCGCGCCGGTGCGTCGCGGCCGGCCGGGTCCGGGCCGTGGTCCGGCTCCGACGCCGGAGGCCAAGCGACCGGTGTGGCGCCGGGTGCTGCCGGCTGGTCGCAGGTCGGCTGCTGCCGCGGAGGCGACGATGCGCCCGGCGGGGGCGATGCGGGGCGCCGGCAGGTATCGTGCAGGCGCCGGGAGCGAAGCGAGCGGGCCTGGTTTTCGGGGCGCCGGGAGCGAAGCGAGCGGGCCTGGTTCACGGGGTGCCGGCCATTCGTGGCGGCCCCGGTCGGGGTATTCGGGTACGCCGTCGCGGTCGCAGCCGCGTGGCTATTCCGGTGGTTCGGCCCGTCGCCGCTGA